One window from the genome of Faecalibacterium sp. HTF-F encodes:
- a CDS encoding DNA translocase FtsK, whose translation MATRKRKTTTRRASSRKKRAEQRLPAGLGTLFAGLLLVVLAFVEGDSAWKALHDVLFGLFGCGSFVLGAAVCCLAVQYTRGEDLLPPIFKLILGLVFACGTVIVFSDIQPQGMSAFQMTAACYANGVNAWLGGGALGALLGGNLLLLCGRPAANLIMAVLALCVSLYIFDLTPAEVWQWLCAAFGGVHAKGAALARQSAERRAERAAARAAEAEEDEEEAEDEYEEEEPEDEPAGPAFHIGVPDWLNGIRHWGHKVTEEMEAEEPEAAPQPEPPADTSGQPLAQPEPAAPAITPVQVRVSRPRASFDVDLGPDHTEVKEGGSEPIEPLIVGPGGTFGQNPLRPAPKPAPQPIVADAVETDASDFFAKAAQPVQPAADSFDTPVMPTVPPEAPAAAITPEMPAAPIQPAVPTAPARVSAENAAAMRSAPDEDGWISITAEPVEEKDISTLVAAAMEKPAASEQAAAAAPVDETEPVDTYQYQYPPIELFEKSQDETDPGAQEELKANAQKLVDTLESFGVRTRVLDISRGPSVTRYEVQPMAGVKISRITSLADDIALNLAVADVRMEAPIPGKPAVGIEVPNHKKTPVYIRSVFESQSFLRMTSPLGIALGKDIAGVAQVADLCKMPHLLIAGSTGSGKSVCVNSIIMSLLFRSSPEDVKLLLIDPKVVELAEYNGIPHLLMPVVTEPKKAAGALGSAVQEMERRYRLFAENNVRDIKSFNKLAAERPELEKMPYIAIIIDELADLMMVVGKDVEDSICRIAQKARAAGMHLIVATQRPSVDVITGLIKANIPSRIAFAVSSQVDSRTILDGSGAEKLLGMGDMLFMPVGAPKPTRIQGTFVRDEEISRVLDFIKQSGTVQYDEAMIEAMEKHAIQDGKKGSSGADADEEPDSDPMFKQAVEVVIDAGQASTSLLQRRCKLGYARAARIMDEMEQKGVIGPYEGAKPRAVLISRQQWIEQQMNQPEE comes from the coding sequence ATGGCGACAAGAAAACGTAAAACAACAACACGGCGTGCATCATCGCGCAAAAAGCGCGCCGAACAGCGGCTCCCGGCAGGGCTTGGCACCCTGTTCGCAGGCCTTTTGCTGGTGGTGCTGGCCTTTGTGGAGGGAGATTCGGCATGGAAGGCCCTGCACGATGTGCTGTTCGGACTTTTCGGCTGCGGCAGCTTTGTGCTGGGCGCAGCCGTGTGCTGCCTTGCTGTGCAGTATACCCGGGGCGAAGACCTTCTGCCCCCGATCTTCAAGCTGATTTTGGGGCTGGTGTTTGCCTGCGGGACCGTGATCGTTTTTTCGGACATCCAGCCGCAGGGCATGTCTGCGTTCCAGATGACCGCTGCCTGCTATGCCAACGGCGTGAATGCATGGCTGGGCGGCGGCGCGCTGGGCGCACTGCTGGGCGGCAATCTGCTGCTGCTCTGCGGCAGACCGGCGGCAAACCTGATCATGGCGGTGCTGGCGCTCTGCGTCAGTCTGTACATTTTTGACCTGACCCCGGCAGAGGTCTGGCAGTGGCTGTGTGCCGCATTCGGCGGGGTGCACGCAAAGGGCGCAGCCCTTGCCCGGCAGAGCGCGGAGCGCCGTGCGGAACGTGCGGCTGCCCGTGCGGCAGAGGCCGAGGAGGACGAGGAGGAAGCCGAAGACGAATATGAGGAAGAGGAGCCGGAGGACGAACCGGCCGGTCCTGCGTTCCATATCGGTGTGCCGGACTGGCTGAACGGCATCCGGCATTGGGGCCACAAGGTGACCGAAGAGATGGAAGCGGAGGAGCCGGAGGCAGCCCCGCAGCCGGAGCCGCCCGCAGACACTTCCGGCCAGCCGCTTGCCCAGCCGGAGCCTGCCGCCCCGGCCATCACGCCGGTGCAGGTACGGGTATCCCGGCCCCGGGCTTCCTTTGACGTAGACCTTGGCCCCGACCACACTGAGGTAAAGGAGGGCGGCAGCGAGCCCATCGAGCCGCTCATCGTGGGCCCGGGCGGCACCTTTGGGCAGAACCCGCTGCGCCCGGCCCCCAAACCTGCCCCGCAGCCCATCGTGGCAGATGCGGTGGAAACGGATGCGTCCGACTTCTTTGCAAAGGCCGCACAGCCGGTGCAGCCTGCGGCAGATAGCTTTGATACGCCGGTGATGCCCACCGTCCCGCCGGAAGCTCCGGCAGCGGCCATCACGCCGGAAATGCCTGCAGCACCCATCCAGCCCGCTGTGCCGACGGCACCCGCCCGTGTCAGTGCAGAAAACGCGGCGGCCATGCGCAGCGCACCGGATGAGGACGGCTGGATCAGCATTACCGCTGAACCGGTGGAGGAAAAGGACATCAGCACGCTGGTGGCAGCCGCAATGGAAAAGCCCGCCGCCTCCGAGCAGGCCGCGGCAGCGGCCCCTGTGGACGAGACCGAACCGGTGGACACCTATCAGTACCAGTACCCGCCCATCGAGCTGTTTGAAAAATCGCAGGACGAGACCGACCCCGGTGCGCAGGAAGAGCTGAAAGCCAATGCCCAGAAGCTGGTGGACACGTTGGAAAGCTTTGGCGTGCGCACCCGTGTTCTGGACATCTCCCGGGGCCCCTCCGTTACCCGGTACGAGGTGCAGCCCATGGCGGGCGTCAAGATCAGCCGCATCACCTCGCTGGCGGACGATATCGCACTGAACCTTGCGGTGGCGGACGTGCGCATGGAAGCGCCCATTCCCGGCAAGCCCGCCGTCGGCATCGAGGTGCCTAACCACAAAAAGACCCCCGTGTATATCCGCAGCGTGTTCGAGAGCCAGAGCTTTCTACGCATGACCTCACCGTTGGGCATCGCGCTGGGCAAGGACATTGCCGGTGTGGCGCAGGTGGCAGACCTGTGCAAGATGCCCCATCTGCTGATCGCGGGCAGCACCGGCAGCGGCAAATCGGTGTGTGTGAACAGCATCATCATGAGCCTGCTGTTCCGCTCCAGCCCGGAGGACGTGAAGCTGCTGCTGATCGACCCCAAGGTGGTGGAGCTGGCCGAGTACAACGGCATTCCCCATCTGCTGATGCCGGTGGTCACCGAGCCGAAAAAGGCCGCCGGTGCGCTGGGCAGTGCCGTGCAGGAGATGGAGCGCCGCTACCGCCTGTTTGCGGAAAACAATGTGCGCGACATCAAGTCCTTCAACAAGCTGGCCGCAGAACGGCCGGAGCTGGAAAAGATGCCTTACATCGCCATTATCATCGACGAGCTGGCCGATTTGATGATGGTGGTGGGCAAGGATGTGGAAGACTCCATCTGCCGCATCGCCCAGAAGGCCCGCGCGGCCGGCATGCACCTGATCGTGGCCACCCAGCGCCCCAGCGTGGACGTCATCACCGGCCTGATCAAGGCCAACATCCCCAGCCGCATCGCATTTGCGGTGTCCAGTCAGGTGGACAGCCGCACCATTCTGGACGGCTCCGGTGCCGAAAAACTGCTGGGCATGGGCGATATGCTGTTCATGCCGGTGGGCGCACCCAAGCCCACCCGTATTCAGGGCACCTTTGTGCGGGATGAGGAAATCAGCCGTGTGCTGGACTTCATCAAGCAGAGCGGCACCGTGCAGTATGACGAAGCCATGATCGAAGCCATGGAAAAGCACGCCATTCAGGACGGCAAAAAGGGCAGCAGCGGCGCGGATGCGGACGAAGAGCCGGACAGCGACCCCATGTTCAAGCAGGCCGTGGAGGTGGTCATCGATGCCGGTCAGGCCTCCACCAGCCTGCTGCAGCGCCGCTGCAAGCTGGGCTACGCCCGCGCGGCCCGCATCATGGACGAAATGGAGCAGAAAGGCGTCATTGGCCCCTACGAGGGTGCCAAGCCCCGCGCAGTGCTCATCAGCCGCCAGCAGTGGATCGAACAGCAGATGAACCAGCCGGAGGAATGA
- a CDS encoding ClpP family protease, whose product MNDETQQTDAGRLEKEEIEDLGTVTLARGGHVIHCLTVIGQIEGHSEAPQGQKTTKYEHVIPQLVAAQEDPRIEGLLVLLNTVGGDVEAGLALAELIASVSKPSATLVLGGGHSIGIPLAVSARRSFIVPTATMTVHPVRHSGVILGVPQTMRSFEQMQQRITGFVAAHSGMTEKRYTDLMLHTGELVMDMGTVLDGRRAVKEKLIDELGGLSDALAWLYKEIEKE is encoded by the coding sequence ATGAACGATGAAACGCAGCAGACCGACGCAGGCCGGCTGGAAAAAGAAGAGATCGAGGATCTGGGCACGGTCACGCTGGCCCGCGGCGGGCATGTCATCCACTGCCTGACCGTCATCGGCCAGATCGAAGGCCATTCGGAAGCGCCGCAGGGCCAGAAGACCACGAAGTATGAGCATGTCATCCCGCAGCTGGTGGCCGCGCAGGAGGACCCCCGCATCGAGGGCCTACTGGTGCTGCTGAACACGGTGGGCGGGGATGTGGAAGCGGGCCTTGCGCTGGCAGAGCTGATCGCCAGCGTATCCAAGCCCAGCGCAACACTGGTGCTGGGCGGCGGGCACTCCATCGGCATCCCGCTTGCCGTCAGCGCCCGGCGCAGCTTCATCGTGCCCACAGCCACCATGACCGTGCACCCGGTGCGGCATTCCGGCGTCATTCTGGGGGTGCCGCAGACCATGCGCAGCTTTGAGCAGATGCAGCAGCGCATCACCGGCTTTGTGGCGGCCCACAGCGGCATGACCGAAAAGCGCTACACCGACCTGATGCTCCACACCGGCGAGCTGGTGATGGACATGGGCACCGTGCTGGACGGACGCCGGGCCGTGAAGGAAAAGCTCATTGACGAGCTGGGCGGGCTTTCGGATGCACTGGCGTGGCTGTATAAAGAAATTGAAAAAGAGTAA
- a CDS encoding redox-sensing transcriptional repressor Rex: MNTPAKASLPVIKRLPKYYRYLRSLQEDGINSISSRELAAQMGTTASQVRQDFNCIGDVNGRQGIGYSVENLLSILEGLLFGNGDRLPTILIGCGRLGKAVSRFITTDTNGYRLIAAFDVAQSEVGKEISGIQIRHIDELESFCAEHHPKVAVLCVPRDGAEQVSGRLVDLGIEGFWNFSHYDLSVSYPDVVVENVHLGDSLMSLGYRLRNQD; encoded by the coding sequence ATGAACACCCCTGCAAAGGCTTCGCTTCCCGTTATCAAGCGTCTTCCCAAATATTACCGTTATCTGCGCTCTCTGCAGGAAGACGGCATCAACAGCATTTCCTCCCGCGAGCTGGCTGCTCAGATGGGCACCACCGCTTCGCAGGTACGGCAGGACTTCAACTGCATCGGCGATGTGAATGGCCGGCAGGGCATCGGCTACTCGGTGGAAAACCTGCTCTCTATTCTGGAAGGCCTGCTGTTCGGCAACGGCGACCGCCTGCCCACTATCCTGATCGGCTGCGGCCGTCTGGGCAAGGCAGTGAGCCGCTTTATCACCACCGACACCAACGGCTACCGCCTGATCGCCGCCTTTGATGTGGCACAGAGCGAGGTGGGCAAGGAGATCAGCGGCATCCAGATCCGCCATATCGACGAGCTGGAGTCTTTCTGTGCCGAGCATCACCCCAAGGTCGCAGTGCTCTGTGTGCCCCGGGACGGTGCGGAGCAGGTCAGCGGCCGTCTGGTGGATCTGGGCATCGAGGGCTTCTGGAATTTCTCCCACTATGACCTTTCGGTGTCGTACCCCGATGTGGTGGTGGAGAACGTCCATCTAGGCGACAGCCTGATGAGTCTGGGCTACCGCCTGCGCAATCAGGACTGA
- a CDS encoding thymidine kinase, with amino-acid sequence MAKLYFRYGAMNSGKSTALMQVAHNYEEQGMRVLILKPQVDTKGGGELVSRLGVRRKADLLIPPETDVFEAVRQANSTAALACVLCDESQFFTPEQAEQLFMVTVDLNIPVICYGLRADFSLKGFPGSTRLLELAHTIEEMKTICTCGRKAICNCRKVNGRFVFEGEQVAIDLENDVQYVSMCPQCYFKAKRAFYAEKAASQAD; translated from the coding sequence ATGGCAAAACTGTATTTTCGTTACGGCGCGATGAACAGCGGCAAGAGCACCGCCCTGATGCAGGTGGCCCACAACTACGAGGAGCAGGGGATGCGGGTGCTGATCCTCAAGCCGCAGGTGGATACCAAGGGTGGCGGTGAGCTGGTCAGCCGTCTGGGTGTCCGCCGCAAGGCCGATCTGCTGATCCCGCCGGAAACAGATGTGTTCGAGGCGGTGCGTCAGGCCAACAGCACCGCTGCCCTTGCCTGCGTGCTGTGCGACGAGAGCCAGTTCTTCACCCCGGAGCAGGCCGAGCAGCTGTTCATGGTCACGGTGGACCTGAACATCCCGGTGATCTGCTACGGCCTGCGGGCAGATTTCTCCCTCAAGGGCTTCCCCGGCTCCACCCGGCTGCTGGAGCTGGCCCACACCATCGAGGAAATGAAAACCATCTGCACCTGCGGCCGCAAGGCCATCTGTAACTGCCGCAAGGTGAACGGCAGATTCGTCTTTGAGGGCGAGCAGGTGGCCATCGATCTGGAAAACGATGTGCAGTACGTGAGCATGTGCCCCCAGTGCTATTTCAAGGCAAAGCGCGCGTTCTACGCCGAAAAAGCTGCTTCGCAGGCTGACTGA
- a CDS encoding ABC transporter substrate-binding protein codes for MSKAISRRDFMKVTGAVGAAGLLAACGGNSAASSSAASTAPAASADESLALSDGPVSMTISWWGGDSRHEAYQNAIKEFQAEHTNITIEPTFAAWSGWEEKMAAAFIAGNAQDVCQVNWNWLYNYSADGSKFVDLNTVSKFLDLTQWDAAAMDACYVANSQQCVPVSMTGRIFFWNMTTFNKAGITEVPKSLDDLMAAGKAFKEKLGDDYYPMHLGAYDRMILMVFYLESKYGKDWADPVTSTLNYTEDEIAEGIDFIKSLVDGHVMMNLKTYYSANSDTATHQSNEWITGKIAGIFEWDSAASKYSSALDDANKDGFTVGEEIKFGDNNGGFSKVSMGLAITKTSKCVAEAATLINFLLNEEKGASIMGSECGIPASKAGLAAAQAAGAVKDLVAEANAKVMAFTTNKLDPLFENNDLKASGTGIYQEVFDTVDYDGVAGADVVDTLLDGMESVGYIIG; via the coding sequence ATGAGCAAGGCAATTTCTCGTCGTGATTTCATGAAGGTCACCGGCGCTGTGGGCGCTGCCGGCCTTCTGGCTGCCTGCGGCGGTAACTCTGCTGCATCCAGCTCTGCTGCTTCCACCGCTCCCGCTGCTTCTGCAGACGAGAGCCTGGCACTGTCTGACGGCCCTGTTTCCATGACCATCAGCTGGTGGGGCGGCGACAGCCGTCACGAGGCTTACCAGAACGCCATCAAGGAGTTCCAGGCTGAGCACACCAACATCACCATCGAGCCCACCTTCGCCGCATGGTCCGGCTGGGAAGAGAAGATGGCAGCTGCCTTCATCGCAGGCAACGCACAGGATGTGTGCCAGGTGAACTGGAACTGGCTGTACAACTACTCTGCTGATGGCAGCAAGTTCGTGGACCTGAACACCGTTTCCAAGTTCCTGGATCTGACCCAGTGGGATGCCGCTGCCATGGACGCCTGCTACGTTGCAAACAGCCAGCAGTGCGTGCCCGTTTCCATGACCGGCCGTATCTTCTTCTGGAACATGACCACCTTCAACAAGGCTGGCATCACCGAAGTTCCCAAGTCTCTGGATGATCTGATGGCTGCCGGCAAGGCATTCAAGGAGAAGCTGGGCGACGATTACTACCCCATGCATCTGGGCGCATACGACCGTATGATCCTGATGGTCTTCTACCTCGAGTCCAAGTACGGCAAGGACTGGGCTGACCCCGTCACCTCTACCCTGAACTACACCGAGGACGAGATCGCTGAGGGCATCGACTTCATCAAGAGCCTGGTGGACGGCCACGTCATGATGAACCTGAAGACCTACTACTCCGCTAACTCCGATACCGCTACCCACCAGTCCAACGAGTGGATCACCGGTAAGATCGCAGGCATCTTCGAGTGGGATTCCGCTGCTTCCAAGTACTCCTCCGCTCTGGATGACGCCAACAAGGACGGCTTCACCGTTGGCGAAGAGATCAAGTTTGGCGACAACAATGGCGGCTTCTCCAAGGTCTCCATGGGTCTGGCTATCACCAAGACCAGCAAGTGCGTTGCTGAGGCTGCTACCCTGATCAACTTCCTGCTGAACGAGGAGAAGGGCGCTTCCATCATGGGTTCCGAGTGCGGCATCCCCGCTTCCAAGGCTGGTCTGGCTGCTGCTCAGGCTGCCGGCGCTGTCAAGGATCTGGTTGCTGAGGCAAATGCCAAGGTCATGGCCTTCACCACCAACAAGCTGGATCCCCTGTTTGAGAACAACGACCTGAAGGCTTCCGGCACCGGCATCTATCAGGAAGTGTTCGATACCGTTGACTACGACGGCGTTGCCGGCGCAGACGTTGTTGACACCCTGCTGGACGGCATGGAGTCTGTTGGCTACATCATCGGCTAA
- a CDS encoding carbohydrate ABC transporter permease: MKESNAPAVGRTPFQKWLDKYQGLFYLIPWIIGFVVFKAVPFGQSLYYSFTDMNFFESGTKFVGLANYITAFTTTKITKALIITFKYAFITVPLKLVFALFIAYILNFKIACVNLFRTVYYIPSILGGSVAIAVLWKAVFSVDGLLNTVLRAVTFGLVQGPEWLSDPSYALWIICFLRIWQFGSAMVLFLAALKGVPADLYEAATIDGAGKWRQFFSITVPMITPIIFYNLVTQICQAFQEFNGPYIITNGGPRGSTTLISLLVYNYAFKSYDMGMASALAWIMFIIVCILTIIAFTSQKKWVYYSDER, translated from the coding sequence ATGAAAGAAAGCAATGCTCCCGCCGTCGGGCGCACCCCGTTCCAGAAGTGGCTGGACAAATATCAGGGTCTGTTTTATCTGATCCCCTGGATCATCGGCTTCGTCGTCTTTAAGGCAGTTCCCTTCGGTCAGTCGCTGTACTACAGCTTCACCGATATGAACTTCTTCGAGAGCGGCACCAAGTTCGTTGGTCTGGCCAACTACATCACGGCCTTTACCACCACCAAGATCACCAAGGCGCTGATCATCACCTTCAAGTACGCCTTCATCACCGTGCCGCTGAAGCTGGTCTTTGCGCTGTTCATCGCATACATCCTGAACTTCAAGATCGCATGCGTCAACCTGTTCCGTACTGTGTACTACATCCCCTCCATTCTGGGCGGCTCTGTTGCTATCGCCGTTCTGTGGAAGGCTGTGTTCAGTGTGGACGGCCTGCTCAACACCGTTCTGCGCGCTGTCACCTTTGGTCTGGTGCAGGGCCCCGAGTGGCTGTCTGACCCCAGCTACGCGCTGTGGATCATCTGCTTCTTGCGCATCTGGCAGTTCGGTTCTGCCATGGTGCTGTTCCTGGCTGCTCTGAAGGGCGTGCCTGCCGACCTGTACGAGGCTGCCACCATTGATGGTGCCGGCAAGTGGCGTCAGTTCTTCTCCATCACCGTTCCGATGATCACCCCCATCATCTTCTACAACCTGGTCACTCAGATCTGCCAGGCTTTCCAGGAGTTCAATGGCCCGTACATCATCACCAACGGCGGCCCCCGTGGTTCCACCACGCTGATCTCTCTGCTGGTTTACAACTACGCATTCAAGTCTTATGACATGGGTATGGCATCCGCTCTGGCATGGATCATGTTCATCATCGTCTGCATCCTGACGATCATTGCATTCACCAGCCAGAAGAAGTGGGTCTACTACTCTGACGAAAGGTAA
- a CDS encoding helix-turn-helix domain-containing protein: MRSEREKITGKVAAATLRLNANRHELLPDEDTCYLLLVSEGSVMLESGGQSVLVNPGSAVLLGPGGCSFLQTGSAVPQIVGCHFPLGMLHDLKTTAGRDFSRLFAPGGRTVLYAPVQWTSRIRTLLEMMSSAMDEQDYPGPLYLLLILHYVEQECIAESSAVARPRNETVEQICAYLAANYRQKFSLTEVAAQFYLSPYYLSRLFRRVTGQSIVDYINNRRIEAAQKLLETTELSISAVAEQTGFASAAHFRRVFREVMGTGPLQYRKGHKK, encoded by the coding sequence ATGAGATCAGAACGTGAAAAGATCACCGGCAAGGTGGCCGCTGCCACCCTGCGCCTGAATGCGAACCGCCACGAGCTGCTGCCCGACGAGGACACCTGTTATCTGCTGCTGGTGTCCGAAGGCAGCGTGATGCTGGAATCGGGCGGTCAGAGCGTACTGGTAAACCCCGGCAGCGCTGTGCTGCTGGGCCCGGGCGGCTGCAGCTTTCTGCAGACCGGCAGCGCCGTGCCCCAGATCGTGGGGTGCCATTTTCCGCTGGGGATGCTGCACGACCTGAAAACCACGGCAGGGCGTGACTTTTCGCGTCTGTTTGCGCCCGGCGGGCGCACCGTGCTGTATGCACCGGTGCAGTGGACCAGCCGGATACGCACCCTGCTGGAAATGATGAGCAGTGCAATGGACGAACAGGATTATCCCGGCCCGCTGTATCTGCTGCTGATCCTGCACTACGTGGAGCAGGAGTGCATTGCAGAGAGCAGCGCCGTGGCACGCCCCCGCAACGAGACGGTGGAGCAGATCTGTGCCTACCTTGCGGCCAACTACCGGCAGAAGTTTTCCCTCACCGAGGTAGCGGCGCAGTTTTATCTTTCGCCCTACTACCTGAGCCGGTTGTTCCGGCGGGTGACAGGCCAGTCCATCGTGGATTACATCAACAACCGCCGCATCGAAGCGGCCCAGAAGCTGCTGGAGACCACAGAGCTTTCCATCAGCGCGGTGGCGGAGCAGACCGGCTTTGCCAGCGCCGCCCATTTCCGCCGGGTGTTCCGCGAGGTGATGGGCACCGGCCCGCTGCAGTACCGCAAAGGACATAAGAAATGA
- a CDS encoding glycoside hydrolase family 28 protein yields MNLSLIRSMTRSAVFELENDLCYRPAHPFIVTLNGRTVYEACQTNVFSLFSLLPGTEYTVGVQAEGESLTCTFTTEAETFFVDASRYGLVADGTTDNTLKLQAALSTCPKGGTVYVPAGRYRTCSLFMKSCTTLYLEKGAVLLGDNDRTHYPILPGVIPSENEVDEYYLTGWEGNPLSSFAGLLNITQVHDVVVTGEGTLDCDAENGDWWVTPKIKRIAWRPRAVAMVDSENICLHGITVQNSYSWTIHPIFVKHLDLLNFNINNPYNAPNTDGIDPESCEYIRIIGVNIHVGDDCIAMKASKVFLGMKLKKSCEHTVIRNCLLDKGHGGIVIGSEMSGGVKDMVVTQCLMDHTDRGLRVKTRRGRGNTAVIDGLVFRNVEMRGVKAPFVINMFYFCDPDGHGPYVQCRDAMPVDEYTPKLGSLTMEDIVATDAQFAGCYFDGLPEQPIERVTMKNVTITFDPNAKEGQAAMADNRPLVKKLAIYAENVREIDLHNVKIEGYEGERLHFANVGHFEED; encoded by the coding sequence ATGAATCTGTCGCTTATCCGTTCCATGACGCGCAGCGCTGTTTTCGAGCTGGAAAACGACCTGTGCTACCGTCCGGCCCATCCGTTCATCGTCACCCTGAACGGCAGGACCGTCTACGAAGCCTGCCAGACCAACGTGTTCTCCCTGTTCTCCCTGCTGCCCGGCACGGAATACACGGTGGGCGTGCAGGCTGAGGGCGAGAGCCTGACCTGCACCTTTACCACCGAGGCCGAGACCTTCTTTGTGGATGCATCCCGCTACGGTCTGGTGGCCGACGGCACCACGGACAACACCCTCAAGCTGCAGGCGGCTCTTTCTACCTGCCCCAAGGGCGGCACGGTGTATGTGCCGGCGGGCCGTTACCGCACCTGCAGCCTGTTCATGAAGAGCTGCACCACCCTGTACCTTGAAAAGGGCGCTGTGCTGCTGGGCGACAACGATCGCACCCACTATCCCATCCTGCCCGGTGTGATCCCCAGCGAGAACGAGGTGGACGAATACTACCTGACCGGCTGGGAGGGCAACCCCCTGAGCAGCTTTGCCGGCCTTTTGAACATCACGCAGGTGCATGACGTCGTTGTGACCGGCGAGGGCACGCTGGACTGTGACGCGGAAAACGGCGACTGGTGGGTGACGCCCAAGATCAAGCGCATCGCATGGCGTCCCCGTGCCGTGGCCATGGTGGACAGCGAGAACATCTGCCTGCACGGCATCACGGTGCAGAACAGCTACTCCTGGACCATCCACCCCATCTTCGTCAAGCACCTTGACCTGCTGAACTTCAACATCAACAACCCCTACAACGCCCCCAACACCGACGGCATCGACCCCGAAAGCTGCGAGTACATCCGCATCATCGGCGTGAACATCCATGTGGGTGACGACTGCATCGCCATGAAGGCCAGCAAGGTGTTCCTTGGCATGAAGCTGAAAAAGAGCTGCGAGCACACCGTCATCCGCAACTGCCTGCTGGACAAGGGCCACGGCGGCATCGTCATCGGCAGCGAAATGAGCGGCGGCGTCAAGGATATGGTGGTCACCCAGTGTCTGATGGACCACACCGACCGCGGCCTGCGGGTCAAGACCCGCCGCGGCCGCGGCAACACCGCCGTCATTGACGGGCTGGTGTTCCGCAATGTGGAAATGCGCGGCGTCAAGGCCCCCTTTGTTATCAACATGTTCTATTTCTGCGACCCGGACGGCCACGGCCCCTATGTGCAGTGCCGCGACGCCATGCCCGTGGACGAGTACACCCCCAAGCTGGGCAGCCTGACCATGGAGGACATCGTGGCCACCGACGCCCAGTTCGCCGGCTGCTACTTTGACGGCCTGCCGGAGCAGCCCATTGAGCGCGTTACCATGAAGAATGTCACCATTACCTTTGACCCCAACGCCAAGGAAGGTCAGGCCGCCATGGCAGATAACCGCCCGCTGGTGAAGAAGCTGGCCATCTATGCCGAAAACGTCAGGGAGATCGACCTGCACAACGTCAAGATCGAGGGCTACGAGGGCGAGCGCCTGCATTTTGCCAACGTCGGCCATTTTGAGGAGGACTGA
- a CDS encoding glycoside hydrolase family 105 protein, whose translation MTHEEILSMLGDYVDYLIANSSAEAPMWNIEKVRSGKPNKWNYIDGCMITACLSLYKTTGDEKYLRFSKNFIDWFVQEDGSIKTYDPKEYNLDNVNQGKNLFTLYDIFGDEKYRRAIDTIRSQLATQPRTKEGNFWHKDIYPWQVWLDGTYMAQPFYMEYETRFNKMQGCIDSYKQFMNIKKHMRDEKTGLYYHGYDESRQMYWADPVTGCSPNFWLRAMGWFMVAMVDVLERMDEQLYNEYRGIMAMLKQTIEDVHKFQDDETGMFWQVMDHPGVEGNYLETSGTALFAYAVLKGVRLGYLPKRMAAWAEKAFYGTCDKYLSKNPDGSLQLDGICLVAGLGGKDHRDGSLAYYFSEPVVCNDAKGVGPLVLAYTEMIARK comes from the coding sequence ATGACCCATGAAGAGATCCTGTCCATGCTGGGCGACTATGTGGACTATCTGATCGCCAATTCCAGCGCCGAAGCACCCATGTGGAACATCGAAAAGGTGCGCAGCGGCAAGCCCAACAAGTGGAACTACATCGACGGCTGCATGATCACCGCCTGCCTAAGCCTGTACAAGACCACCGGCGACGAGAAGTACCTGCGCTTTTCCAAGAACTTCATCGACTGGTTCGTGCAGGAGGATGGCTCCATCAAGACCTACGACCCCAAGGAGTACAATCTGGACAACGTAAATCAGGGCAAGAACCTGTTCACCCTGTACGATATCTTTGGCGATGAGAAGTACCGCAGGGCCATTGACACCATCCGCAGTCAGCTGGCCACCCAGCCCCGCACCAAAGAGGGCAACTTCTGGCACAAGGACATCTATCCGTGGCAGGTGTGGCTGGACGGCACCTACATGGCCCAGCCCTTCTACATGGAATACGAGACCCGCTTCAACAAGATGCAGGGCTGCATCGACAGCTACAAGCAGTTCATGAACATCAAAAAGCACATGCGGGACGAAAAGACCGGTCTGTACTACCACGGCTACGATGAGAGCCGTCAGATGTACTGGGCCGACCCCGTCACCGGCTGCAGCCCCAACTTCTGGCTGCGCGCCATGGGCTGGTTCATGGTGGCGATGGTAGACGTGCTGGAGCGGATGGACGAGCAGCTGTACAACGAGTACCGCGGCATCATGGCAATGCTCAAGCAGACCATCGAGGATGTGCACAAGTTCCAGGACGATGAAACCGGCATGTTCTGGCAGGTGATGGACCACCCCGGTGTGGAGGGCAACTACCTCGAGACCAGCGGCACCGCCCTGTTCGCTTACGCCGTGCTCAAGGGCGTGCGTCTGGGCTACCTGCCCAAACGCATGGCGGCATGGGCCGAAAAGGCCTTCTACGGTACCTGCGACAAGTACCTCTCCAAGAACCCGGACGGCAGCCTGCAGCTGGACGGCATCTGTCTGGTGGCGGGTCTTGGCGGCAAGGATCACCGCGACGGCTCTCTGGCTTACTATTTCAGCGAGCCGGTGGTCTGCAACGACGCCAAGGGCGTGGGCCCGCTGGTGCTGGCCTACACCGAAATGATCGCCAGAAAGTAA